From the Pangasianodon hypophthalmus isolate fPanHyp1 chromosome 18, fPanHyp1.pri, whole genome shotgun sequence genome, the window TCAGCGTGACGTGGTTGCTTAGTAACCATATATTTATGTACTGTAGCCTGCGTGCGTTCAGTTCATTGACCATGTTATTTCACATAGTTTGACTCGAGTggtcactgagagagaaaaaaatcacaaacccCCCTCAACAGTGCCACCTTGTGGATATATTCTTTTACTCTTGTGAATTATCAGCCAGTAAAACGGTTATTTTAAGAATGAAGCAGCGTTCACGCTCCTGAGACGTCGACCCAGAATTTCTCACGTGGCATACGGAGTTATCAGAGACCCTCGGTTTTAACTCGCAACCAAGATATTCTGTCACGATGAGCcatttttgttgtgtttaaagCAGAATTAATGCTAACATTAAGCTAAACTGGTTTAGTCAGAAATCACTTCAATTCACTTCAAGTATGCAACTTTAAAAGGTGAAAACAGCTGCAAGGTTTGCGCAGGTTTATATAAACACGCTCGTTcaaatatgttatcgtttctatagtaacggctcatccacagggactcgtacagcagaAATGTCGttctttaacacatttttaaaaaaattagcgttggtaaattgctgttgtaactctgcttcattactCGCGTggtcattgttgattattttcctgtagcagcgTGATCCTTATATAGCTACCAGAAATACCGTGATGAACCAGAAGCCGTGATATTGAGGTACACGGTTACAGCGCAGTTATTTTCCGTATCGTTTGCAGGATCACCATTTTTACAGATTACTAACTTTCCTGGAAATGTCTAACGAGCTCTTATAACTTTCTCacgctctgttttttttctcgtcTTCCCAGATTCTGTTTGTGGTGGGCCTGGCGTTCGTCATCGGCCTGGAGAGGACCTTCAGATTCTTCTTCCAGAAGCACAAGATGAAGGCCACCAGCTTCTTCCTCGGGGGCGTGTTTGTCGTGCTGATCGGATGGCCAATCGTCGGAGTGGTGCTGGAGTTTTACGGCTTTTTCCTTCTGTTCAGGTGAAGATCTTAATCAGGATCTCGTCAGGATCGTAACGCTGttgaatcctggattctgattagcaaggtgttgattcattttctataacagcagctctgacagtagtgcgggcttatattaatgcgctcattcggATACGTTATCgttaccatagtaacagctcagtctCAGGGCCTCGACCCTCCACGTTAGCAAACGTCTGCGTAATTTaatgaaggagtctccagtgtcagcgctttgtaacagtcagaggtaaagctgtaacttgtgAAAGTCTTCTCGACTACTGAACctactttaaatgtaactataaagggataaaaagtatgacgtgtcgttcttgaataatttttatttaagaattgctaaattgctgtggtgtaagaggagtaaaacgCTAGAGGACGTGTGCTGATGGGAAAAGAATCCACTTGAGGCTGATGACAGTAACTCCAgggttgattgttttcctggaACAGCACAGCACTGAATGTGTTATTGCGTACAGAGCTGATAGCTGATTGAGCAGGACAGCAGTTTAGACTCGCAGGTGGCTGTGAATCGTTATGAATGTGTCACTGTCTGCAATACGGATATCACAgggtttaaatattttattttttaaatatgttttactaAAGTTTCATGTCTCTCATCTCATACATTCTGTGAGAGTTGCAGTGAATCATGGCTTGTGTAGAACGTGATCCAACACGCgtgaatcatttttaataaatctaaaaCCGGGCCAGAATTTAGTTTAGTTCAGTTTGAGTTTTCTTCagcttcatgtttttttaatcctgatGAAattaatcctctctctctctctccctctcccccccccccctctctctatcttcgtttctctctctctctcccgatctctctctctctctctctctctctctctctctctctctctctctctctccatctctctctctctgtctctctgcctctctttctctttctccctctctctctctctgtctatctgtctctgtctgtctctgtctctctccgtctctctctgtctcaccccatctttctctctctttctttctctctctctcttcccatgtgtgtgtgtgtgaaggggtTTCTTCCCAGTGGTTATCGGTTTCATCAGGAGGATACCCATCCTCGGCTCCTTGTTGAATCTGCCCTTCATCAGTGGGGTAAGTGTGCTAGTGCTCTACACTGACCTGAGCCACAGTTAGAACGACtgaaccccccaaaaaaaaacaaacaaaaaaaaacattcttctaATTGACACGTGTTGCGTAGCCTTTACACAACCTGCACTTTATCCTTTGtggttttttatgtttatgttaattagatccTAAATACACTAAATTATTAACCAGGATTCAAAgcgtatcatatcatataagcTAGTCATATCAATAACTTTATTTACTCTAGAAGtcagaataatgaaaaataaaggtTTGTTATGCGAACAAAGCCTTTAAGCAtgaatcagttttatttataatgcttttaacaTGAGATATTTCAcaccttcatgtttttttctggaCAAATCAGTAACCCGGGCAGCAGGAGAACCGCGTTTCATATCTGTGTTATTAGTTTTCTGTTCATAGTCGACCAGTTTATTAGgtgtaattaatattattatattaaaattggtgttaactttttttttgtacgaGTCTCTTGGCGCTGTAGACACAAATATAAGCCAGtatatatcattaaaaaaaaacagttttgtaaatattcatattttcattttaaacttgattatttctggaaaaaaatgataaGATTTCAATGATTCATCCTCGTACCTGTCCAATCTCTGTCCAATCAAGCGTGCTCTAGAACACATTTGTCCCGCCCCCAtgaacagactgtgtgtattgCTTGGTATGTTTTATGGTGGAGCGACGCACTACTCATTCCCTGctcaccacctgctgcactacacacattaacCAGCGATGCGTCCTGCTCATCAGTAAGAACTCTTGTTGCTAGTTACCTACTATTTTAACGAATTTTACGAATCAGCAGTGAGCAGAAATGTGAAAACGGTGATGAACCCGAGCAAAATACGGAAAAGTACAGCGCAAAATACAGTGTCACAACAGCTCTGCTGTCAGCATGGTAAGCCAAGACAGACGTGGCTTCACAGAATCGTCCCCTTCCCGGGAATTTGAGTTTTCACgtatttttattagcattaatgCATAACGATCTCGTCATGCCCTGGGATCGAGTTGAGACTAAAAAgaactaaagcgccgctgcatcacacTGTTGAGGATGTATCGAAGCGAgggctaatgctgcattcgattAAAGCTCTTTCTGACCTCAgagtagaaaaataaatcaccCTCAACTGGGAATTCCTTCTTGGAACCCAGAGTTCAGCGTTCACATCCTAAATAATCAGTAAGTAAAATATCAGTTCactattttaaatgtgtttatagcGGTGTTTGCTTTACATCAGTCAACGTAGACACGTTAGTTGGTttaatctataacactgatcacacactcataataaaaaaaacatacgcTTTCacggaggcgtccatgttttttccccatctcCTAGCTAAAGGGGCGTTCACACATACAGCGACCCAGAGACACTTCTGGCGGCTTCCGGCGACACGAGCGACAGCGATCGTTGGCAACTGGATGTGGGCGTGTCCGGTGACACGACAAACTTAACTTCATGCAAATATGGAGAGACTTGGTGCAGCACTTGGTCCAACGGGAGTGAAGACAGTAGAGTGCACGTGATCCGTCTCCGTCAGACACTGTAGTGCAGAAAAGATGGAGGACAAATGAATTCTAGCGCTTAGCAATTGGCCAGTCTTATTCAGAGATGATATATCTCTGGTCGCATAGAGagacgcaaaaaaaaaatgatgtatgGAAAAACGTATCTGACATTGTGGGCATTCCAAGTAAACtgattaatgcatttaatagcCTGGAATATTAGCTTTAATTATTACCCATGTCAGACGCGTGTGACATGACAAATAGCATATCATACCATGATTAGCTGAGTAACCTTACCTCATAGGCGATCAGATTTGGTTGATTAAATCCTAAAAGAATGCATTTCAAACCAAGTCCTGTCCAGCCTGAAGTAGTGCTGGAACCGGACCTCATCCAGCCGCAGCTCCTGTTCCAGCCGGTGGTCCTCGCCATGCTGCCTGATTCTCCGGCATCGCGTATGATGTGGGCTGTGGTGGGTgaacagttaaggctctgggttactgatcagaaggtcaggggttcaagccccaggactgtccagctgctgctgttgggcccttaaccacatccaggggtgccgtatcatggctgaccctgcgctctgacccccagcttcctagcaagctgggatttcattggctctgtactcatactctgcacaatgacaataaaattgaATCTTAATAAGATGCATATTTACACTGGAGAGTTTTATATACAAATGCTCTGCCTCCAGAATGTTTAAT encodes:
- the golt1ba gene encoding golgi transport 1Ba isoform X1; the protein is MISLTDSQKIGMGLTGFGVFFLFFGMILFFDKALLAIGNILFVVGLAFVIGLERTFRFFFQKHKMKATSFFLGGVFVVLIGWPIVGVVLEFYGFFLLFRGFFPVVIGFIRRIPILGSLLNLPFISGFVDRAGESNSMV
- the golt1ba gene encoding golgi transport 1Ba isoform X2 → MISLTDSQKIGMGLTGFGVFFLFFGMILFFDKALLAIGNILFVVGLAFVIGLERTFRFFFQKHKMKATSFFLGGVFVVLIGWPIVGVVLEFYGFFLLFRGFFPVVIGFIRRIPILGSLLNLPFISGPS